DNA from Laspinema palackyanum D2c:
GAACCCTGTTTGTGCCAGCGTAACATCTGTCATCAATCTTTCAATTTTAATGATGGGGTCTAAATCCTGACTGTAGAATAAATTATGCATTGCCCATCGGACCTCTTCCGCTCAAGGGGTCTGCCAGGACCCGAACCGAAAATGGGGTATTCTCCCATTCCCCGTTAGGATTAATGGTTTTAGGACCCAGATTGCGGGTACTCCTGCCGGAAAATGTGGCACAATGAACCCAGGATATAGGCGCGTAAATCACAGCGTTGGGTAAATTTTATGACTAAGTTTGTGTTTGTAACGGGTGGTGTGGTTTCCAGTATCGGAAAAGGGATCGTTGCTGCGAGTCTGGGACGGTTGCTCAAGTCCCGGGATTATTCCGTCTCCATTTTGAAATTGGATCCTTATATTAATGTTGACCCTGGTACGATGAGTCCCTTTCAACATGGAGAGGTCTTTGTTACTGAGGATGGCGCTGAAACCGATTTAGACTTAGGACATTATGAACGCTTCACCGATACGTCCATGTCTTGTCTCAATAGCGTGACCCAAGGTTCCATTTATCAGGCAGTCTTGAACAAAGAACGCCGTGGGGATTATCAGGGGGGAACGGTGCAGGTGATTCCCCATATTACGAATGAAATCAAAGAACGCATCAAACGGGTGGCGAAAAATACGAATCCGGATGTGGTGATTACGGAAATTGGCGGAACGGTGGGGGATATCGAATCCCAACCGTTTTTGGAAGCGATTCGGCAGTTTCGCAAGGAAGTCGGGCGCAATAATGTCCTGTACATTCATGTCACCCTGGTGCCTTGGATTAGTGCCGCAGGAGAGATGAAGACGAAACCGACTCAGCACTCGGTGAAGGAACTTAGATCGATTGGGATCCAACCGGATATTTTAGTCTGTCGATGCGATCGCCCTCTGCCTGTGGGACTCAAGGAAAAAATGTCAGAGTTCTGTGACGTTCCGGTGCAATGCGTGATTACCTCGCCAGATGCCAGCAGCATTTATGAAGTTCCCCTGATTTTAGAACGAGAAGGATTGGCGGAGCAAGCCTTAGATCTGCTCAAACTCGACCCCCGTCAACCAGACCTCAAACAATGGCAAATTCTGGTAGAACGGTTGTATGGAAAGGGTAAACCGATTGATATTGCCATTGTTGGAAAATATGTCCGGTTGAGTGATGCTTATCTCTCGGTCATTGAAGCGATTAAACACGCGGCGATCGCCTTTGGGGCTGATGTTAACCTGCGTTGGGTCAACTCCGAAGATATCGAAGCTTATGGACCCGAAAAATTTCTCAAAGATGTCCAAGGGGTCTTGGTTCCGGGTGGGTTTGGAATTCGCGGGGTGGATGGGAAAATTTCGGCGATTCAGTATGCCCGAGAACAGCAGATTCCCTTCCTGGGGTTATGTTTAGGAATGCAGTGCGCGGCGATCGAATGGGCACGTCACGTTGCTAAATTAGCCGATGCCAACAGCGCCGAGTTCGACCCTGATACCAACAACCCCATTATCAACCTCCTGCCTGAACAGCAAGATGTGGTGGATTTGGGCGGAACCATGCGGTTGGGATTATATCCCTGTCGATTAATTCCCGATACTCTTGCTGCCTCGGCTTATCAACAAGAGGTGATTTATGAACGCCATCGCCATCGCTATGAGTTCAATAATGCTTATCGCAACCTATTTATTGAAACTGGATATGTGGTGAGTGGCACTTCCCCCGATGGACGACTGGTGGAAATTATTGAACTGCCGTCTCATCCGTTTTTCATTGCCACCCAATTCCATCCCGAGTTTCAATCTCGACCCAGTAACCCCCATCCCTTATTTAAAGGCTTCATCCAAGCGGCATTGGCTTCCCTGTCGGATGATGATGCCGAATCCTCGGTTTCATCGGAGATTTCGGCTGCCATCACTCCTGGGCGATCGTAACCGATGACAGGGCTGTAAATGCGATTGAATTGCCGAGAGAGGAGGTTTTGTGACGTATTGGGTCAAATTTATTTATGACAGAGAGACATACGTCGTGGATTTAGCGCGGATCGGTGCTTTTTGTCGATCGCCAAACGGAAAAATTGCCTTTTGGTTACCGCAAAGTCGCACTCCTGTTGTTATTCATCCTCAGAGTAATACCGAGGCTTATCAAACCGTGGTCAATTTTATCAACAAAACCCGACAATACTCTCTCGGCTCTCATTGGGTGAAAATTCATTATGAGCGGGAAGAATACGATATCGATTTGAATCGAATTAGTTCCTTTTGTTGCGCGCCGGGTAATGGAAAAATCTCCTTTTTCTTACCCGATAGTGGGATGAGAATTATCATCCATCCTCAAAGCAATCCCGATGATTATCAGAAGGTCATTGACTACATTGAACAGACCACGGGTCATGATTTAACCGGATAGGCGGATTCATATTTATTTCTCCTCGATCGCCTTGGGTCATTCTGATGGGCGGGCAAGACTTGCCCCCCCTTTTTCTCCATTAAATCTTTGAACTTCTAAATCTTTGAAGTTCTGCAATCGCATCGTTGACTATCGAGCCCTTTTCTTGCTTAGTTATTTTTTATATTTTCCGGCCTATCAGGTAATTCGCACAAGCGAGTTCATCATTAACTTTGGGGCTAAGTTCGGTGACGAAATCGCAATCGTTATACTCGCGATGATGTCCCAAAAGTTCGCCTACTTTCATGTTTTTAAATTTTTCGGCAACGGGTTGGGGCAAACCCCGCAAATAAGCATTGAGAAACCAGGTTAAGCAGGCAATTGGGAGGGCTTTCGGATATACGTCACATTTCACAATTTCTACCCGGTCGGCAAACAAGTTTTTCAGTCCGTTACTGGTCATATTATAGTAATGATCGGGATAGCCATGAAACGGTTGCAGAAATGGGGCGATCGCGTAGATAGTTCCTCCCGGTTTCACCACTCTCAGGATTTCTCTCGCGCAGTCAAATGGATGTCTGACGTGTTCTAACACTAAAAACGAAAATACTGCGTCAAAACTTTCCGATTTAAAAGGTAAATTTTCTCCAATACCTACTACATCTGTTGTCGGATATTCGACAATCTCAAAATTAACGACATTTTCATAGTATTTGTTTTTTAAGCCACAACCATTATCGAGAATCAATCCATCAGCAAATTGCGAAATATATTCAGTAGCTACTGGATCGTATCCAAACGCAGAGACATTTTCCGTGCTTTTAATTTTCCCTTTTTCAATTAATTCTGAATTTAAAAAATTGTAACAACTGTCATTGAAACTAAATTCATTCTGGCAGTTGTCACAGTGCAAGCGGCGTTCTACAGCAGTCAGAACGGCACTGCCACAGATCGGACATTGCAAAACTTGCTTAATTTTGTTTAATTTTTGAGCTTTTGCCTTTCTCAATGTAGCGATTGCTTCTTCAGAAATCGATAAATTTATGGGAAATTGACAAGTTTCTCCAGCCAGAGAAAATGAAATAAAATAAGATTCTTGAGTCGGTAATTCAAGAATCGATAAAAGCTGGTGAAATCCCACCGCCGATTGATGGGGGTAAATGGCTTCGACATCGGGACGGCTGACTGAGTTGAGTTGGCGAGAATAGTTCCCGGAGGTTGTCCGGAGGTTCAGATCGGCGATCGCCTGACCCCCCTCGCAGATAATCCAACCGCTCACTACCACGGAAGGGGTAACGATGCGATCGGTTTGTGGAGAATCAATACAATAGTTAAACCGCTGAGAAATGGACATATTTGTAGGTTTAGATATCGATTTTGAGGATAAAAATTAAAGCGATAAGCCAGTTTATCTCATACAGTGGGAAAAAGAGAACCGAGCGGCGATCGCAACATCCCCTTCCCAGGCAAAATAAAATGGGAATCGATTAGAGATATTTTCCATGACACCCGATCGTCAACAGTTGCAGCAAGAACTCAACAATCTGAAAGACCGCTTGCCAGGGTTGAGCAGTCGCCTGTCGCAAGCGGCAGTAGAACTCAAAGAAGCGGGGGTGCTGATGGACAAACGGCTGATGGAATTGCTAATTGCCTATCGGCGGAATTTTACCACGTTGCGATCGCCAGTCGCTGAATTGGCAAAAAACTTTTTGGTGCCGGGAGTGGTGGCACCATCTCAAGTGTCTTCCCTGCACGATATCGATGGAGCACTGCCCACCCTACAATTGCTTGAGCTTTCGTCACCCGATTAATCCTCAAAACTTGACTTTTTAAAGGCTATCCTCGATGGTTTGCCATGCTAATTTAGCTGCTCCAA
Protein-coding regions in this window:
- a CDS encoding CTP synthase codes for the protein MTKFVFVTGGVVSSIGKGIVAASLGRLLKSRDYSVSILKLDPYINVDPGTMSPFQHGEVFVTEDGAETDLDLGHYERFTDTSMSCLNSVTQGSIYQAVLNKERRGDYQGGTVQVIPHITNEIKERIKRVAKNTNPDVVITEIGGTVGDIESQPFLEAIRQFRKEVGRNNVLYIHVTLVPWISAAGEMKTKPTQHSVKELRSIGIQPDILVCRCDRPLPVGLKEKMSEFCDVPVQCVITSPDASSIYEVPLILEREGLAEQALDLLKLDPRQPDLKQWQILVERLYGKGKPIDIAIVGKYVRLSDAYLSVIEAIKHAAIAFGADVNLRWVNSEDIEAYGPEKFLKDVQGVLVPGGFGIRGVDGKISAIQYAREQQIPFLGLCLGMQCAAIEWARHVAKLADANSAEFDPDTNNPIINLLPEQQDVVDLGGTMRLGLYPCRLIPDTLAASAYQQEVIYERHRHRYEFNNAYRNLFIETGYVVSGTSPDGRLVEIIELPSHPFFIATQFHPEFQSRPSNPHPLFKGFIQAALASLSDDDAESSVSSEISAAITPGRS
- a CDS encoding methyltransferase domain-containing protein codes for the protein MSISQRFNYCIDSPQTDRIVTPSVVVSGWIICEGGQAIADLNLRTTSGNYSRQLNSVSRPDVEAIYPHQSAVGFHQLLSILELPTQESYFISFSLAGETCQFPINLSISEEAIATLRKAKAQKLNKIKQVLQCPICGSAVLTAVERRLHCDNCQNEFSFNDSCYNFLNSELIEKGKIKSTENVSAFGYDPVATEYISQFADGLILDNGCGLKNKYYENVVNFEIVEYPTTDVVGIGENLPFKSESFDAVFSFLVLEHVRHPFDCAREILRVVKPGGTIYAIAPFLQPFHGYPDHYYNMTSNGLKNLFADRVEIVKCDVYPKALPIACLTWFLNAYLRGLPQPVAEKFKNMKVGELLGHHREYNDCDFVTELSPKVNDELACANYLIGRKI